A DNA window from Macadamia integrifolia cultivar HAES 741 chromosome 4, SCU_Mint_v3, whole genome shotgun sequence contains the following coding sequences:
- the LOC122076212 gene encoding uncharacterized protein LOC122076212, whose protein sequence is MNMTLQQFCGSSTDNSWNWLSNHSSTSSSPPSMGVLADMGSLSLSPKYGVVSGGSSSRDSCHCKGSDSNDGFVENNAAMEDSYNNNNYNNLNEENPNVNSMNGKEIDSGQSRLCARGHWRPAEDTKLKELVSLYGPQNWNLIAEKLEGRSGKSCRLRWFNQLDPRINRRSFSEEEEERLMAAHRLYGNKWAMIARLFPGRTDNAVKNHWHVIMARKYREQSSAYRRRKLGHTVNRRLEEGATFYCPDAATRSDFTNPSPYPFAVLIGGDQGGSNGLPHLTSGGEESFSTGRDVFHHGFSSNNSLPHSGFSAGQAPFDFFSGSNNNNMPGFSGQNRSWDRPSFDESNHKDSYYTHHHPLTMMAMQQSSYQVSVVEASSSVSVAENNVTSHFESSIAPPPPPPPPPPPPFIDFLGVGAT, encoded by the exons ATGAACATGACCTTGCAACAGTTCTGCGGCAGCAGCACTGATAACTCATGGAATTGGCTAAGTAATCATTCCTCTACTTCCTCTTCCCCTCCTTCAATGGGGGTTTTAGCTGATATGGGCTCTCTTTCCCTCAGTCCCAAGTATGGAGTAGTTTCGGGTGGCTCTTCTTCGCGAGATAGTTGCCACTGTAAGGGCTCAGATTCCAACGATGGGTTTGTAGAAAACAATGCCGCCATGGAAGACagctacaacaacaacaactacaacAATTTAAATGAGGAAAACCCAAATGTGAATTCAATGAATGGGAAGGAAATAGATAGTGGGCAGTCAAGGCTTTGTGCCAGAGGGCATTGGAGGCCCGCCGAAGACACTAAACTCAAGGAACTTGTTTCTCTTTATGGACCTCAGAACTGGAACTTAATCGCAGAGAAGTTGGAAGGAAGGTCAG GTAAGAGTTGTAGATTGAGATGGTTCAACCAGTTAGACCCAAGGATCAACAGAAGATCtttcagtgaagaagaagaggagaggctAATGGCTGCTCATAGATTGTACGGAAACAAATGGGCCATGATTGCTAGGCTCTTTCCCGGGAGGACTGATAATGCAGTCAAGAACCATTGGCATGTTATAATGGCCAGGAAATACAGAGAGCAGTCCAGTGCTTACAGGAGGAGAAAGTTAGGCCATACTGTCAACAGAAGGTTGGAGGAAGGTGCTACCTTTTACTGCCCAGATGCAGCCACAAGATCAGACTTCACCAACCCTTCTCCCTACCCATTTGCAGTTCTCATTGGTGGTGATCAAGGTGGATCAAATGGTTTACCCCATCTGACCAGTGGTGGAGAAGAATCATTTTCAACTGGTAGGGATGTGTTTCATCATGGTTTCTCCAGCAACAACAGTCTCCCTCATAGTGGGTTTTCTGCAGGGCAGgccccttttgatttcttctccg gttctaataacaataacatGCCGGGCTTCTCAGGTCAGAACAGGTCTTGGGATAGGCCAAGCTTCGACGAATCCAACCACAAGGATTCCTATTATACCCACCACCACCCTCTAACAATGATGGCAATGCAACAGTCAAGCTACCAAGTTTCAGTAGTTGAAGCATCATCATCAGTATCTGTCGCAGAGAACAATGTAACCAGCCATTTTGAGAGCAGCattgcaccaccaccaccaccaccaccaccacccccaccaccctTCATAGACTTTCTTGGGGTTGGAGCCACTTGA